A section of the Rhizobium sp. Pop5 genome encodes:
- a CDS encoding DUF167 domain-containing protein, with protein MNPPWRSFGDHLRLAVRLTPNGGRDAIDDIEADGKGETHLKARVTSVPEKGKANKALIVLISKCLGIPKSSISLISGETARKKILRIDGDPEDLARKLEAFLS; from the coding sequence TTGAACCCTCCCTGGAGGTCTTTCGGCGATCACCTGCGCCTTGCCGTTCGGCTGACACCGAATGGCGGGCGTGATGCGATCGACGATATCGAAGCGGATGGCAAGGGCGAGACCCATCTGAAGGCGCGCGTCACATCAGTGCCGGAGAAGGGCAAGGCCAATAAGGCTCTAATCGTCCTGATATCGAAATGTCTCGGCATTCCCAAATCTTCCATCAGCCTTATTTCCGGCGAGACGGCACGCAAAAAAATCCTCCGGATCGACGGCGACCCGGAGGATTTGGCAAGAAAGCTCGAAGCGTTTCTCAGCTGA
- the ppa gene encoding inorganic diphosphatase, with product MRIDAVSIGKNPPEDVNVIVEVPVGGHPIKYEMDKEAGTLVVDRFLYTPMTYPGNYGFVPHTLSEDGDPIDVLIASTRPLVPGCVINVRPIGVLKMEDNSGKDEKIIAVPSPKLTLRYEKVKDYTDLPEITLKQIEHFFEHYKDLEPGKWVKIFGWGDSKEAGQLILEAVERAKKAKA from the coding sequence ATGCGCATTGACGCCGTTTCCATCGGTAAGAATCCCCCTGAAGACGTCAACGTTATCGTCGAGGTTCCGGTCGGCGGTCATCCGATCAAGTACGAGATGGACAAGGAAGCCGGTACGCTGGTGGTCGATCGTTTCCTCTATACGCCGATGACGTATCCCGGCAATTACGGTTTCGTGCCGCATACGCTGTCGGAAGACGGCGATCCGATAGACGTTCTGATTGCGAGCACTCGCCCGCTCGTTCCGGGCTGCGTCATCAATGTGCGCCCGATCGGCGTCCTGAAGATGGAAGATAATTCCGGCAAGGACGAGAAGATCATCGCCGTGCCGTCGCCGAAGCTGACGCTGCGCTATGAGAAGGTGAAGGATTACACCGATCTTCCGGAAATCACACTGAAGCAGATCGAGCATTTCTTCGAGCACTACAAGGATCTGGAACCCGGCAAGTGGGTGAAGATCTTCGGCTGGGGCGATTCCAAGGAAGCCGGCCAGCTCATCCTCGAAGCCGTCGAGCGCGCCAAGAAGGCGAAGGCCTGA
- a CDS encoding YggT family protein: MRFHTALARLIANVYISVNNELETVMAGIFQAIFIIIHMALNIYWYVIIASAIFSWLYAFNVINSHNQFVNQLGMFFYNATEPALRPIRRFMPNLGGIDISPIILLLIIAFIQLILNNPIEPFIFSLVS, from the coding sequence ATGCGTTTCCACACGGCTCTTGCTCGTTTAATCGCCAATGTCTACATATCTGTCAACAACGAACTGGAGACGGTAATGGCAGGAATTTTTCAAGCCATATTTATAATCATCCACATGGCTTTGAACATTTATTGGTACGTGATCATTGCCAGCGCCATTTTCTCGTGGCTTTACGCATTCAACGTCATCAATTCGCACAACCAGTTTGTGAACCAGCTGGGTATGTTCTTCTACAACGCGACCGAGCCTGCGCTCCGGCCGATACGCCGCTTTATGCCCAATCTGGGCGGCATCGACATCTCGCCGATCATCCTGCTGCTGATCATCGCCTTCATACAGTTGATCCTCAACAATCCGATCGAGCCTTTCATCTTCTCGCTGGTCTCTTGA